The Methanococcoides methylutens MM1 genome has a window encoding:
- a CDS encoding co-chaperone YbbN yields the protein MQDELIAEATDGNWEKLVEKEKLPVVVMFYLTTCPHCKAIDPYFREYAEEFGKSCKFIKIDAEQNPWTAERYGVEGTPSFVFLCGGNVTLGLAGVSHPSVLKGHIEDFVKDGAKCAANVTKLKYDISLYE from the coding sequence ATGCAGGACGAACTTATCGCTGAAGCAACTGATGGGAACTGGGAAAAGCTGGTCGAAAAAGAAAAACTTCCGGTAGTGGTTATGTTCTATCTTACAACATGTCCGCACTGCAAGGCAATTGATCCTTATTTCAGGGAATATGCTGAAGAGTTCGGCAAGTCCTGCAAGTTCATTAAGATCGATGCAGAGCAGAATCCCTGGACTGCGGAAAGGTATGGGGTTGAAGGAACGCCCAGCTTTGTATTCCTTTGTGGTGGAAATGTGACTCTGGGACTTGCGGGAGTATCACATCCTTCAGTACTCAAGGGGCATATCGAGGATTTCGTTAAAGACGGGGCAAAATGTGCTGCTAATGTCACGAAACTGAAGTATGACATTTCGCTTTATGAATGA
- a CDS encoding formylglycine-generating enzyme family protein, with amino-acid sequence MKNELGMEVPLSVCKKAKEMGCYQGVKYVYPDGNYGGELPASSIGGNEKSTHFEHIDIANANKVYLVDGWVAFTSPLDADLNVPLNGASKQIIKPSKSSIPSSVSSSSSTSFPSSSNKTEVDPMLSKGLGATDFETKLQEATRMWRENEEEKRKQNEGGKLWDELDEEEFLKKWDEAEVKQLDDENLLEAWDEAEIEQLDEVFSQKKQEELPLNGFEDDKSRNEFSNASKDQVSNTHSNQIQGNTLEKQVEDAKFSTKQEGVGEKLQKDTRFHKENGKTAKKKKVDSRLQNKQGMSSKKQIADKRLQGEKKNAKEKQQDVVKPHKSMKVAMVKWLGVIVAVFLVVNFVLIPLIDDSEAVPSQYLEALNKNSIVTAYENGNDEVASTEDVMASQEIPENYINSIGMKFVLIPEGEFMMGSPDDEDGRYYYREGPVHEVTIENTYYMGKYEVTQKQWAMVMGSNPSYSIGDNRPVEGISWDEVQDFVEKLNSMEGTDKYRLPSEAEWEYACRAGTETRYYFGDNESDLPEYAWYSGDIYSAGHLYPNGWGLYDMHGNVYEFVQDEWHLDYEGAPDDGTAWNNGVPDLRTLRSGSLNADPNTCRSSSRTSIESDLRLNNVGFRLVMDV; translated from the coding sequence ATGAAAAACGAACTCGGAATGGAAGTACCCCTGTCTGTTTGTAAAAAGGCAAAAGAGATGGGTTGCTATCAGGGAGTTAAGTACGTTTATCCGGATGGAAACTATGGTGGTGAGCTTCCGGCATCAAGCATAGGTGGCAACGAGAAGTCCACACATTTTGAACATATTGATATTGCAAATGCTAACAAAGTTTATCTGGTGGATGGCTGGGTTGCATTTACATCGCCATTAGATGCTGATTTGAATGTTCCACTGAACGGGGCCAGTAAACAGATCATTAAACCTAGCAAGAGTTCCATACCTTCTTCGGTTTCTTCTTCCTCCTCTACTTCTTTTCCCTCTTCTTCCAATAAAACTGAAGTAGACCCTATGCTATCAAAGGGATTGGGAGCTACAGATTTTGAAACCAAGTTGCAGGAAGCAACAAGGATGTGGAGGGAAAATGAAGAGGAAAAGAGAAAACAAAATGAAGGGGGAAAATTGTGGGATGAGCTGGATGAAGAAGAATTCTTGAAAAAGTGGGATGAAGCAGAAGTAAAGCAGCTTGACGATGAAAATCTGTTGGAAGCGTGGGATGAGGCGGAAATAGAGCAGCTTGATGAAGTTTTTTCCCAGAAAAAGCAGGAAGAATTACCACTAAATGGATTTGAAGACGATAAGTCCCGTAATGAGTTTAGCAATGCTTCAAAAGATCAGGTTTCAAATACTCATTCTAATCAAATACAGGGAAATACACTAGAAAAGCAGGTTGAAGATGCTAAATTCTCTACGAAGCAGGAAGGGGTGGGGGAAAAACTGCAGAAGGACACCCGATTCCACAAAGAGAATGGTAAGACGGCAAAAAAGAAGAAAGTGGATTCCCGGTTACAAAATAAACAGGGAATGTCTTCAAAAAAACAGATTGCAGATAAGCGTTTACAGGGAGAAAAGAAAAATGCGAAGGAAAAGCAGCAGGATGTTGTGAAACCGCATAAATCGATGAAAGTTGCCATGGTCAAATGGCTTGGTGTCATAGTAGCAGTCTTTTTGGTCGTTAATTTTGTTTTAATTCCCCTTATTGATGATTCTGAAGCAGTTCCATCTCAATATCTGGAAGCATTGAATAAGAATTCAATTGTTACTGCATATGAAAATGGTAATGATGAAGTTGCCAGCACTGAAGATGTCATGGCTTCGCAGGAAATACCTGAAAACTATATCAATTCTATTGGTATGAAGTTTGTACTTATTCCTGAGGGTGAGTTCATGATGGGCTCACCTGACGACGAAGATGGCAGATATTATTACAGGGAAGGCCCTGTCCATGAAGTGACGATCGAAAATACTTATTATATGGGTAAATACGAGGTCACTCAGAAGCAATGGGCTATGGTCATGGGTAGTAATCCCTCTTATTCTATAGGTGATAACCGTCCGGTTGAAGGAATTTCATGGGATGAGGTACAGGATTTCGTCGAAAAACTGAATTCAATGGAAGGCACGGACAAATACCGTCTTCCATCTGAAGCTGAGTGGGAATATGCCTGCAGGGCAGGCACGGAAACCAGGTATTACTTCGGGGACAATGAATCCGACTTGCCCGAATATGCATGGTATAGCGGTGACATTTATTCAGCAGGCCATCTTTATCCTAATGGATGGGGTCTGTATGATATGCATGGTAATGTCTACGAATTTGTCCAGGATGAATGGCATTTAGATTATGAAGGTGCTCCGGATGATGGAACTGCCTGGAACAATGGTGTTCCTGATCTAAGGACACTGAGGAGTGGCAGTCTGAATGCAGATCCCAACACCTGTCGTTCTTCCAGCCGTACATCCATCGAATCGGATCTCCGTCTAAACAATGTTGGATTCCGCCTTGTTATGGATGTCTGA